One Loxodonta africana isolate mLoxAfr1 chromosome 4, mLoxAfr1.hap2, whole genome shotgun sequence genomic region harbors:
- the LOC100661220 gene encoding olfactory receptor 6C2-like — protein MKNHTITTFILLGLTDDPKLQIAIFIFLFLTYILSISGNLTIISLTLVDSHLKTPMYFFLQKFAFLEISFTSACIPRYLYNIATGDRSITYHICVIQVFFIDVFGVTEFFLLAIMSYDRYVAICKPLHYMTIMSSRVCKTLVFCCCMAGLLIIFPPLTLFLNLKFCDSNLIDYFFCDASPILKISCSDTWLIEQFVIVCAVLTFILTLICVVLSYIYIVKTILRFPSAHQRKRAFSTCSSHMIVVSITYGSCIFMYVNPSGKQSVAINKGVSVLMTSIAPMLNPFIYTLRNKQVRQAFSDSFKRIAFVTKK, from the coding sequence ATGAAAAACCACACAATAACAACCTTTATCCTgctgggactgacagatgacccaaaACTTCAGAtagccatttttatttttctatttctcactTATATATTGAGTATAAGTGGAAATCTGACCATCATATCCCTCACTTTAGTGGACTCCCACCTGAaaacacccatgtacttttttctacAAAAGTTTGCCTTTTTAGAAATTTCATTCACATCTGCTTGTATTCCTAGATATTTGTACAACATAGCAACAGGTGACAGATCAATTACTTATCATATTTGTGTGATTCAAGTATTTTTCATTGATGTCTTTGGAGTGACAGAATTTTTCCTTCTGGCtatcatgtcctatgaccgctatgtggccatctgcaaaccACTGCATTACATGACCATCATGAGCAGCAGAGTCTGCAAGACGCTTGTCTTCTGCTGTTGCATGGCTGGTTTATTGATCATATTCCCACCACTTACTTTGTTCCTAAACTTGAAATTCTGTGACTCAAATCtgattgattattttttctgtGATGCATCTCCTATCTTGAAGATTTCGTGCTCAGACACATGGCTCATAGAGCAATTTGTTATTGTCTGTGCTGTGCTCACTTTCATTCTGACCCTTATATGTGTTGTTCTGTCCTACATATACATTGTCAAGACCATTCTAAGGTTCCCCTCTGCCCATCAGAGAAAAAGGGCCTTTTCCAcctgttcttcccacatgattgtgGTTTCCATCACCTATGGCAGCTGTATCTTTATGTATGTCAATCCTTCAGGAAAGCAGTCAGTGGCTATTAATAAAGGTGTGTCAGTGCTAATGACATCCATTGCTCCCATGTTGAACCCATTCATTTACACTCTGAGAAACAAACAAGTGAGACAAGCCTTCAGTGACTCCTTCAAAAGAATTGCATTTGTTACAAAGAAGTAA